In Monodelphis domestica isolate mMonDom1 chromosome 1, mMonDom1.pri, whole genome shotgun sequence, the sequence CCGGCACCGCCATCTTCTCTGCCTAGGGTTGCGCGACCCGGCGATGCCATAGCAACCACCGCCGCAGGGCCGCTTCCGGATGACCCGGAAGACGTCCAGCCAGGTAGGAGTGGTGCCCCCCCCCTTCCTACCCAGCCTTCTGAGTACTCCTGAGTCAGAGTAGGGGTGGGACACTTAAAGAGCCCCGACCTAAGGGTGAGCGCCCTGCTTCCCGGGAATCCAGGCCTGCAGTGGCCACCCCTGCCTGACCGAGAAATTCCAGCTTCTGGGTGGGGATTGCGGGTCGTCGGCGTCAGCGCACTCACGTGGTGACCGGCCCCCATCGCGTGCGGGCAGCACCGCCCTCCCACCCCATATTCCCAGGAAGGAAGAacttattaagagcctactgtgtgccaggccctgtaTCAAGGTCCTGGCACATATTATGTCATctgagtctcacaacaacccagggaggtaggtgctactctAATGAGGATGATCAGATATCTccatttcacagctgaggaaactgaggcaggcagaggtaaGGTTCCTTGCCCGAGTTCACAGCTAGGAAAAGTCCCATTCAGTAATAATGCCCCTGAGCCTCCACTTTAAGGATAGCCCAGGCCCTTCCTCTACATCAGGATAAAGCCCAGCATCAGGGAGCTGTCCAAATGTCTCCCAAACTCCTTGCAATTCTTCCCAGCACCAAGCTAAAAGTGTTTTCTTGCCACTCAAGTTCCTTTCATATAATATCTGCCTGGTATTACCATTGTATGATCATGTATtagaagctggaagggaccccaggagtcatccagtccaacctcttcatttgaacagtgtggaaactgagacttgaagaTGTTCAGTGTTTCACCTGTTTACAAGTGGTAATAAGGGTAGAACTGGAATTTGTACCTAGAACCTTAAATTCCAAATCAAAAAACAAGGTCttttgaaaaaatctttatattctCCATGTGTAATAATggttattttaaacaaaatatgaaCATTGGTGCCTACTCCAAACTTTGCCCTTTTTGTGTTATACAGAGATTGTTAGGTCCTTGCTGTCTGTATTCATTTTCCTGATTGAATAACCTCTTTCCATCCCTTTACTTTGTAAAGATATTGAGAATTAGGAGTCAGGTAGGGCCCTGTGCTTGGGTCAAGTTCCCTCAAGGACAGGTCACATTCTCCTCTCTGGAAAAACTACTCAGTGGTCCATACCTAATTTAGAGGTAAGACAACAAGTCTGCCCCAGGCAGCTATGACCAAAGCCTCATTCATTTATAATTCCTGGATAGGTCCTAGGACAGTTCCCTTATCTCactgttttaaataattttggaAGAGTATGAAGCCAACAGCTTTATACagctgcctcatttaaatccaatttatgtaagtgtcaaaagacatcaccagtgctGTCATTTTGGTCCCCTTTAAGttaaggacaacaaccaaccaaccaacttaACTGATTTTTCCAGGGCAAAAGAGGGGAAATCCTGGCCCTCCCTctcttacttttctgtcttaatttATCCTCAAAGAGAAGGGGCCAGACTCACCCCTAGCCATGGAGCCTCGAGGGATCTTGAAGGCCTTTCCCAAACGGAAGAAAATGAGAACCGCCTCTGATGGGAGCGGACTCTTAAAGATTCCCAAGAAGGAAAAAGCAGAAGCTGGAGGTGAACCctagtctctctgtctgtctttctctctctctgtctctctgtctctgtctctccgtgTGTCATCCAGCCTGCTCCCCCATCCCACATTGAATGTGTCTAAAGTCAGCTATGCAAGGAAGCCCTGATTTCCAACTTATCCCTTAGAGAATTACCTATTGTAACCCACTTCCCCCCAAACTTGGCCCTGGATTCATTTAGGCTGTCTTGCCCAAGCCCTGTGAATAGTACAGTTAGAGGCCTAAAAAGGATTTGAGGAACAGAGCTCTGAACTGGGTCCCTTGGGAAGGGCCTGTGCCCTCAGGGAGACTCCTGGAGAAAGACAATGTCAATTATTCTTTCTGCTAGAGTAATTCTGGAAGAGTTCAAGGCCAGGATTCTACTGGCAGTTTGgagcttcctggaggaggctgctctGAGCTGCAGTTTTAGGGAGAGGAAcaacagaagaggaagaaaggagggagtttTTCCATAATAACAAACAACTCTTTGCATTTGCCCCACAACAGCTCTGTTATATAGGTAAGGGATATTTTATAGGTCAGGAAACTCAGGAtcatagagttaagtgacttcttatACAAGGAATGTGTAAAAAGCAAACTTTGAATCCAAATCTTAGCTGACTCCACAGGCAGCAATCATTTCATTGTACCCTGCTCATTCTTTGATCCATCCTTTGAGTTGAAGCTATGGAAGGGAGAGGGCAGGTGATGATGAGAACTGGAATCATTCTTGTGCAGAGTGGCTGAGCCCACTTCAAGTCCACGTGCTACCAGTGGGCATCGGTCGAGCCCGGGCAGAGATCTTTGAGAAGCAAATCATTCAGCATGGGGGCCAAATATGCTCCCCTCAGGCCCCAGGGATCACTCACATTGTGGTGGATGAAACTGTGGATGGTGAGCGAGCCCTCCGCCTCCTTAAGCTACCACAGCTGCCCCTTGGGGCCCAGCTGGTGAAGTCAGCATGGCTGAGCCAATGCTTGAAGGAGCAGAAACTGGTGGACACTGATGGATTCCATGTCGTCTTCATTCCTAACAGGTGAGCCCAGTCTCACTGCTTCATCCAAAGGTACCACTCATCCATGGTTTTTTGCTAATTCTTGGAGAAGTCAGACTTCATTATCCCCATTGGAAAAATAGTCAAACTAAGGCCCAGGGCAGGAAAGGTCTCAGTGCAGCTTGGAAATTAGAACTGTGGTGGCATAGTATGCTGCTTTTTCACTCTCTCTACAGGTACCTGGACAAGGCAGACATATCATTCCAACCAGGGCCCTCTGGAACTTCAGCCCAGGCAGGGCTTTCTTCTGTTGCTCCTCTGGCCCCACCCCAGGAACCACACTCACGATTGGGCATCCAGGCACAGGTTAGGTGCTATAGGAAACTGGGAAACCTTCAGGAAACTGAATATCTTTTAGCCTATGCCCCAGGGTAAAGGCCTGAAAATAGTTTGGAGAGTTTCATGATTTAAACCATGTACCATCTCACCACTGACCTGAGGCAGAGCTGTGAGCAGAGTGCCTCTGATGGAGGGAAACATGATACCTCCCTTCTTGGAGTCCCCAAAATGATGGAAGAGTCTGTATCTGAGAGAGAATAGACAACTCCCAAacccaagaaaattccaaactaATGGTGTAGTGATGACCTCTGCCCTTGAGATGCCCCAGTTAGAGGGAAGAGTAAGGGAGGGGGAGGGCTGGAATTAATTATGTTTGTTCTTTCTGTACCAAGGCTAACTCTGATGATGAAGACAGTGATGAAGAAGAAGTACGGGTTACCCCTGATGACCTGGAAGCCCTGATCACTGGCCGATACCCAAGCACCCCTGAGGGAGACACTGAGCCCAGCCTGGCTCCTAACCTCAGTGAAAAGTGGGTGTGTGCCCAACCCTCTAGTCAGAAGATGACCAACCACAACCTTCACATAACAGAGAAGTTGGAAGTACTGGCTAAAGCCTATGCTGTCCAAGGTGACAGATGGCGGACTCTAGGCTACTCCAAGGCTATTAATGCCCTCAAGAGCTTTCCCAAGCCTGTTTCTTCCTACCAGGTAGGAGTCCCGATTACCTCAGGGTAGGGGCAGAGCCCAGTGTCTCAGAAGGGAGTCATGGCTCCCACCCACAGGGAACAGTAATCTAAAGGGTGAGGACTTCATTCTGAGGGAAAGGAAACAACCCTCCCATTGAGGAATGCCTATTCTGATTAGGGCTCAGGAAGGAGAATGAAGGGGTCTTCTTCCAACTAGCAAGGAGACAGCCACTCAACAGAGTATTAAACATCTTTTGcgtgccaggcactggagatacaaacacaaagaataaaacaattcctaCTGCAGAAAGCTTACTTCCAAGAGGAAAgtcagaaaataaatgtaaaaatacatATAGCAAAAACATGaagtaaataagtaaaaatgCATGTCAACTAGTTGTTGTACAAAGTACAAAGTAGTTTAGGAGGGAGGGCCCAGAAGTGAGGGGATCAGGAAGGACTTAGGTTGGTGCTTGAGTTACATCTCaaagggagtgagggagtgagttgagaaaaagagggaagatttTCCAGACACAGAGGATGGATGGGTATCTAAAGcaaaagaagagagatggaagagagggTAATGGA encodes:
- the POLL gene encoding DNA polymerase lambda isoform X1 translates to MRMIRYLHFTAEETEAGREKGPDSPLAMEPRGILKAFPKRKKMRTASDGSGLLKIPKKEKAEAGEWLSPLQVHVLPVGIGRARAEIFEKQIIQHGGQICSPQAPGITHIVVDETVDGERALRLLKLPQLPLGAQLVKSAWLSQCLKEQKLVDTDGFHVVFIPNRYLDKADISFQPGPSGTSAQAGLSSVAPLAPPQEPHSRLGIQAQANSDDEDSDEEEVRVTPDDLEALITGRYPSTPEGDTEPSLAPNLSEKWVCAQPSSQKMTNHNLHITEKLEVLAKAYAVQGDRWRTLGYSKAINALKSFPKPVSSYQEACGIPGIGKRMAEKIMEIVESGHLRKLDHISDSVPILELFSNIWGVGAKTAQMWYQQGFRTLEDIQSQATLSTQQAIGLKHYEDFLKRIPREEAAEIEKTVRETAHTLNPGLLSVACGSYRRGKATCGDVDVLVTHPDGRSHQGIFSQLLDALRKRGFLTDDLVSQDDNGQQQKYLGVCQLPGPGRHHRRLDIIVVPYSEFACALLYFTGSAYFNRSMRALAKTKGMSLSEHALSTAIVRDGHGVKVGPGRALPTPTEKDVFKLLGLPYREPSERDW
- the POLL gene encoding DNA polymerase lambda isoform X3 → MRMIRYLHFTAEETEAGREKGPDSPLAMEPRGILKAFPKRKKMRTASDGSGLLKIPKKEKAEAGEWLSPLQVHVLPVGIGRARAEIFEKQIIQHGGQICSPQAPGITHIVVDETVDGERALRLLKLPQLPLGAQLVKSAWLSQCLKEQKLVDTDGFHVVFIPNRYLDKADISFQPGPSGTSAQAGLSSVAPLAPPQEPHSRLGIQAQANSDDEDSDEEEVRVTPDDLEALITGRYPSTPEGDTEPSLAPNLSEKWVCAQPSSQKMTNHNLHITEKLEVLAKAYAVQGDRWRTLGYSKAINALKSFPKPVSSYQVRETAHTLNPGLLSVACGSYRRGKATCGDVDVLVTHPDGRSHQGIFSQLLDALRKRGFLTDDLVSQDDNGQQQKYLGVCQLPGPGRHHRRLDIIVVPYSEFACALLYFTGSAYFNRSMRALAKTKGMSLSEHALSTAIVRDGHGVKVGPGRALPTPTEKDVFKLLGLPYREPSERDW
- the POLL gene encoding DNA polymerase lambda isoform X2, whose product is MEPRGILKAFPKRKKMRTASDGSGLLKIPKKEKAEAGEWLSPLQVHVLPVGIGRARAEIFEKQIIQHGGQICSPQAPGITHIVVDETVDGERALRLLKLPQLPLGAQLVKSAWLSQCLKEQKLVDTDGFHVVFIPNRYLDKADISFQPGPSGTSAQAGLSSVAPLAPPQEPHSRLGIQAQANSDDEDSDEEEVRVTPDDLEALITGRYPSTPEGDTEPSLAPNLSEKWVCAQPSSQKMTNHNLHITEKLEVLAKAYAVQGDRWRTLGYSKAINALKSFPKPVSSYQEACGIPGIGKRMAEKIMEIVESGHLRKLDHISDSVPILELFSNIWGVGAKTAQMWYQQGFRTLEDIQSQATLSTQQAIGLKHYEDFLKRIPREEAAEIEKTVRETAHTLNPGLLSVACGSYRRGKATCGDVDVLVTHPDGRSHQGIFSQLLDALRKRGFLTDDLVSQDDNGQQQKYLGVCQLPGPGRHHRRLDIIVVPYSEFACALLYFTGSAYFNRSMRALAKTKGMSLSEHALSTAIVRDGHGVKVGPGRALPTPTEKDVFKLLGLPYREPSERDW